One window of Planktothrix serta PCC 8927 genomic DNA carries:
- a CDS encoding hemolysin family protein, whose amino-acid sequence MLILSALFSGSETAITALDNLKLRALIKEQGDPNGMYTLVLEKRARFITTLLVGNNLVNNFSAILTSNLFAIWLGNAGIGIATAVVTFLVLIFGEITPKSFAINNILPIFKAIVRPIYLLSIVLSPVIVLLETITQSIIRLFSPGGVQQGLSVQDLRLMIEILGGRGQLDLQKHQLLNKALMMDYLMAREVVKPRIEMRTISHQATLPEVIELCLETGYSRIPVQGESKDEIVGIVHLKRALQLAHTHEEERNSILVTEAMSPPVYVPETKRVGDLLKEMLQQRLHLAIVVDEYGGTVGLVTLEDILEELVGEIYDESDFPSRTQRPRNTSRPNRTPEQSRRPPSRQRSDPPST is encoded by the coding sequence ATGTTGATTCTATCCGCCCTGTTTTCTGGTTCTGAAACGGCGATTACCGCCCTCGATAATTTAAAACTGCGAGCTTTAATTAAAGAACAGGGCGACCCGAATGGAATGTATACCCTGGTTTTGGAAAAGCGTGCCCGATTTATCACAACGTTGTTAGTGGGAAACAACCTAGTTAATAATTTCTCAGCCATTCTCACCAGTAATTTATTTGCGATTTGGCTGGGTAATGCTGGAATTGGAATTGCTACGGCTGTTGTCACGTTTCTGGTACTAATTTTCGGAGAAATTACCCCCAAATCCTTTGCAATTAACAACATTTTACCGATTTTTAAAGCTATTGTTCGGCCGATTTATCTGTTGTCGATTGTTCTGTCTCCGGTAATTGTCCTATTAGAAACCATTACTCAAAGTATTATTCGTCTGTTTAGCCCCGGAGGTGTTCAGCAGGGATTATCGGTACAGGACTTACGGCTAATGATTGAAATTTTAGGCGGTCGGGGTCAGTTAGATTTGCAAAAACATCAACTTTTAAATAAAGCGTTGATGATGGATTATTTAATGGCGCGAGAAGTTGTTAAACCCCGGATTGAAATGCGAACAATTTCCCATCAGGCGACCTTACCCGAAGTGATTGAATTGTGTTTAGAAACAGGATATTCTCGAATTCCGGTTCAGGGAGAATCGAAAGATGAAATTGTTGGAATTGTTCATTTAAAACGGGCGTTACAATTAGCCCATACCCACGAGGAGGAACGCAACAGCATTTTGGTTACTGAAGCCATGAGTCCTCCGGTTTATGTTCCCGAAACCAAACGGGTGGGGGATTTGCTTAAGGAAATGCTACAACAGCGCCTACACCTGGCTATCGTGGTGGATGAATATGGGGGAACTGTTGGCTTAGTCACCTTAGAAGATATTTTGGAGGAGTTAGTCGGGGAAATTTACGATGAGAGCGATTTTCCTAGTCGCACCCAACGCCCCCGCAATACCTCCCGTCCAAACCGAACCCCCGAACAATCCCGCAGACCCCCTAGCCGTCAGCGTTCTGACCCACCTTCTACCTGA
- a CDS encoding bifunctional metallophosphatase/5'-nucleotidase: MGIQEIWFLDKLLITNSGCGRVLLDVDQLTKILMNPPLQTDYCLLIPDMKRTLKFGLSLFLTGLILAIASQSLGLFESDFNLRILHTNDHHAHLDAITTNDTQLGGIAQRKTLVDRLKAENPTETLLLDAGDIFQGTLYFNQYLGQADLSFYNQMNYQAGTLGNHEFDRGQAILADFIKKAKFPLVSANIEVADNSPLKGLVKPWVILSVKGEKIGIFGLTAEETANLSSPGEGVTFTNSIASAKKAVGELKQQGINKIIGLTHIGFESDFNLAKNVDDVDIIIGGHSHTPLGSMPNAKQPYPVVTNTPNGKTVLVVTDWEWGKYLGDLKVKFNPKGEVISWEGLPHAIDHKIQPDGSFSKQLQAFSTPLDILRQTIIGKTSVLLEGSREQVRTQETNLGNLITDAILNKLRSDGAQIAILNSGAIRSSIPVGNISVSQVIEVLPFGNTIARLDLTGEQVKQALEHGVSQVELGEGRFPQVSGLRFIYDPKAPVGSRVLSISIIDQTGLEKPLNLTASYRVVTNSFMVNGGDGYEVMKAGKNQVDTGFLLMDVVMDYIKAQFNIKVKSGDRIIVKQSL, encoded by the coding sequence ATGGGAATTCAAGAAATCTGGTTTTTAGACAAATTACTGATTACTAATTCCGGGTGCGGGCGGGTTTTACTAGATGTTGATCAATTAACTAAAATCTTGATGAACCCGCCCCTACAAACTGATTACTGCTTACTAATTCCTGATATGAAACGCACATTAAAATTCGGTTTAAGTTTATTTCTGACGGGGTTAATTTTAGCGATCGCTTCCCAAAGTTTAGGATTATTTGAGAGCGACTTTAACCTCAGAATTCTCCACACCAATGATCATCATGCTCATTTAGACGCGATCACAACTAATGATACGCAACTGGGGGGAATTGCTCAACGAAAAACCTTAGTTGATCGTTTAAAAGCTGAAAATCCTACCGAAACACTGCTTTTAGATGCGGGTGATATTTTTCAAGGAACCTTATATTTTAATCAATATTTAGGTCAAGCAGATTTATCCTTTTATAATCAGATGAATTATCAAGCTGGAACCCTGGGAAATCATGAATTTGATCGCGGACAAGCTATTTTAGCTGATTTTATTAAAAAAGCGAAATTTCCTCTAGTTTCTGCTAATATAGAAGTAGCCGATAATTCGCCTTTAAAGGGTTTAGTTAAACCTTGGGTGATTTTATCAGTTAAAGGGGAAAAAATCGGAATTTTTGGTTTAACCGCAGAAGAAACCGCTAACCTCTCAAGTCCCGGTGAAGGCGTGACCTTTACCAATTCAATCGCATCCGCAAAGAAAGCGGTCGGAGAATTAAAACAACAAGGGATTAATAAAATTATTGGTTTAACTCATATTGGGTTTGAATCCGATTTCAATTTAGCAAAAAATGTTGATGATGTTGATATTATTATCGGCGGACATAGCCATACGCCGTTGGGTTCGATGCCGAATGCAAAACAACCCTATCCCGTTGTTACCAACACACCCAATGGAAAGACTGTTTTAGTGGTGACAGACTGGGAATGGGGGAAATATTTAGGGGATTTAAAAGTTAAATTTAACCCCAAAGGAGAGGTAATATCTTGGGAAGGTTTACCCCATGCAATAGACCATAAAATTCAACCGGATGGCAGTTTTTCTAAACAATTACAAGCTTTTTCAACCCCTTTAGATATCTTACGTCAAACGATTATTGGCAAAACATCCGTTTTATTAGAGGGAAGTCGAGAGCAAGTTCGCACCCAAGAAACTAATTTAGGAAACTTAATTACTGATGCCATCTTAAATAAATTAAGATCCGATGGGGCTCAAATTGCGATTCTAAATTCTGGAGCCATTCGTTCTAGTATTCCAGTAGGAAATATTAGCGTAAGTCAAGTTATAGAAGTGCTTCCCTTTGGGAATACGATTGCTCGATTAGACTTAACGGGAGAACAAGTTAAACAAGCCTTAGAACATGGCGTGAGTCAAGTGGAATTAGGAGAAGGGAGATTTCCCCAAGTCTCAGGACTTCGGTTTATTTATGACCCAAAAGCACCTGTAGGTTCTCGTGTGCTTTCTATTTCTATTATTGATCAAACTGGACTAGAAAAACCTCTGAATTTAACCGCAAGTTATCGGGTTGTTACCAATAGTTTTATGGTCAATGGTGGGGATGGTTATGAGGTGATGAAAGCCGGAAAAAATCAAGTTGATACTGGATTTCTGTTAATGGATGTAGTCATGGATTATATTAAAGCACAATTTAATATTAAGGTGAAATCAGGCGATCGCATTATTGTCAAACAATCATTATAG
- a CDS encoding DUF4926 domain-containing protein — protein MKAQTYDRIKTLVDIPADFGKSLIPKGTIGTVIECYERPKEGYAVDLTILSETGEPGFEYENVILYPEQFSVVSDTPERGNFISVFGDINYEVPQVVQEQSTPSELPKNLADQELA, from the coding sequence ATGAAAGCACAAACCTATGATCGCATTAAAACCTTAGTGGATATTCCCGCAGATTTTGGAAAATCCCTAATTCCTAAAGGCACAATTGGAACGGTGATAGAATGTTATGAACGTCCTAAAGAAGGGTATGCTGTTGACCTAACAATTTTAAGTGAAACTGGAGAACCGGGATTTGAGTATGAAAATGTGATTCTTTACCCTGAGCAATTTTCAGTTGTGAGTGATACCCCAGAAAGGGGAAATTTTATTTCTGTATTTGGTGATATTAATTATGAAGTTCCTCAAGTTGTTCAGGAACAATCTACTCCCTCCGAACTCCCCAAAAATCTAGCCGATCAAGAGTTAGCTTAA
- a CDS encoding glycoside hydrolase 100 family protein encodes MNHSLIAEAEACLQASIRFYNGKPVGTVAATEKVLLEEQLNYNECFIRDFFPCGLAFLMQGKRDIVKNFLEVTLGLQLDWENPIPGEGLFAEVRQSLLTQDPQNGEWVRPGQGLMPASFLVVNQQEIKADFGQRAIGRVTPVDSGLWWIFLLKAYEKACDQANVPQEKIAQRPEFQRGIKLLLELCLAKRFDMTPTLLVPEGAFMIDRRMGVYGHPLEIQALFVIALKVGLELLNPEDIEILDLENRLHRLIKYIRHHYWLDPGLLRRVFRYQTEEFGETALNKFNIYANTVPGWVLRWLDRKGGYLVGNLGVGWLDFRFFTQGNLLSIISCLTTQKQSQAILTLIEQQWSSLIGEMPMKICYPAVSGRDWEIITGCDPKNVPWSYHNGGNWPVLMWSLTAASVKMGQEAIANHAIAIAEKYLAHDEWPEYYDHEDGKIIGRQARLYQTWTISGYLVAQYLLQNPQHLDLIEFSSSPDN; translated from the coding sequence ATGAATCATAGTTTAATTGCAGAAGCTGAAGCTTGTCTTCAAGCATCTATTCGATTTTATAACGGTAAACCCGTCGGAACCGTTGCCGCCACGGAAAAGGTATTATTGGAAGAACAACTCAATTATAATGAATGTTTTATCCGAGATTTCTTTCCCTGTGGGTTGGCTTTTTTAATGCAGGGAAAACGAGACATTGTTAAAAACTTTTTAGAAGTAACTTTAGGTTTACAATTAGATTGGGAAAATCCTATTCCTGGGGAAGGATTATTTGCAGAGGTGCGCCAATCTCTCCTGACTCAAGACCCCCAAAATGGAGAATGGGTTAGACCGGGACAAGGGTTAATGCCTGCTAGTTTTTTAGTCGTTAATCAACAGGAAATCAAAGCGGATTTTGGTCAACGCGCCATCGGTCGGGTGACTCCCGTTGATTCGGGATTATGGTGGATTTTCTTATTAAAGGCTTATGAAAAAGCCTGTGATCAAGCCAATGTTCCCCAAGAAAAAATAGCCCAGCGTCCTGAATTTCAACGAGGAATTAAATTATTATTAGAGTTATGTTTAGCCAAACGCTTTGATATGACTCCAACCCTGTTAGTTCCTGAAGGCGCATTTATGATTGATCGACGCATGGGGGTTTACGGTCATCCGCTTGAGATTCAAGCGTTGTTTGTTATTGCTTTAAAAGTTGGATTAGAATTATTAAATCCCGAAGATATTGAAATTTTAGATTTAGAAAATCGATTACATCGATTAATTAAATATATTCGCCATCACTATTGGTTAGATCCGGGTTTGTTGCGTCGAGTTTTTCGCTATCAAACTGAAGAATTTGGAGAAACTGCCTTAAATAAATTTAATATTTATGCTAATACGGTTCCCGGTTGGGTATTACGATGGTTAGATCGCAAAGGTGGCTATTTAGTCGGAAATCTGGGAGTCGGTTGGCTCGATTTTCGCTTCTTTACTCAGGGAAATTTATTATCAATTATTAGTTGTTTAACCACACAGAAACAATCTCAAGCAATTTTAACCTTAATTGAGCAACAATGGTCAAGTTTAATTGGAGAAATGCCGATGAAAATTTGTTATCCAGCCGTGAGCGGACGAGATTGGGAAATTATTACCGGATGTGACCCGAAAAATGTGCCTTGGTCGTATCATAATGGCGGAAATTGGCCTGTTTTAATGTGGTCATTAACCGCCGCATCTGTAAAAATGGGTCAGGAGGCAATTGCTAATCATGCGATCGCTATTGCTGAAAAATATTTAGCCCATGATGAATGGCCGGAATATTATGATCATGAGGATGGAAAAATTATTGGTCGTCAAGCCAGACTCTATCAAACTTGGACAATTTCTGGCTATTTAGTCGCCCAATATTTACTCCAAAATCCTCAACATTTAGACTTAATTGAATTTTCATCTTCACCCGATAATTAA